A genomic stretch from Chitinophaga lutea includes:
- a CDS encoding type 1 glutamine amidotransferase: MHIHYFQHAPFEGLACIADWAAEKSHTLSATHWYNPPATPDIGGADMLVVMGGPMGVYEETQYPWLAREKSLIRGAIAAGKPVLGICLGAQLIAAALGAKVYPNAEKEIGWFPVQFHDELAPSPATVFHWHGDTFDLPDNAVHLAETPVCKNQAFRIGDRVYGLQFHFEVTPAAMDSMLQHLGHELQPGPYVQTAEEIRAGAHHAAANNVWMYGLLNRLEKLV; the protein is encoded by the coding sequence ATGCATATACATTATTTCCAGCACGCCCCTTTTGAAGGCCTGGCCTGCATTGCAGACTGGGCGGCGGAAAAATCGCATACGCTTTCCGCCACACATTGGTACAATCCACCCGCAACGCCCGATATCGGCGGCGCCGATATGCTTGTGGTGATGGGCGGCCCCATGGGCGTGTATGAAGAAACGCAATACCCCTGGCTGGCCAGGGAAAAATCCCTCATACGCGGCGCAATAGCCGCCGGAAAGCCCGTATTGGGCATCTGCCTCGGCGCGCAGCTGATCGCCGCCGCATTGGGCGCGAAAGTGTATCCTAACGCGGAAAAGGAGATCGGCTGGTTCCCCGTACAGTTCCATGATGAACTGGCGCCTTCGCCGGCCACCGTTTTTCACTGGCACGGCGATACCTTCGACCTGCCGGACAACGCAGTCCACCTCGCCGAAACCCCCGTCTGCAAAAACCAGGCGTTCCGCATCGGCGACCGGGTGTATGGCCTCCAGTTCCACTTTGAAGTGACGCCGGCGGCGATGGACAGCATGCTGCAGCACCTCGGCCACGAACTGCAACCGGGCCCTTACGTGCAAACGGCGGAGGAGATCCGTGCCGGGGCGCATCATGCCGCCGCGAACAATGTGTGGATGTACGGCCTCCTCAACAGGTTGGAAAAATTGGTTTAA
- a CDS encoding YpdA family putative bacillithiol disulfide reductase, producing MAQQVELLIVGGGPIGMACALAAQKAGIDYLIVEKGCLVNSLYRYPINMTFFSTSERLEIGGVPFVSNNAKPTRPEALEYYRRVASSQHIRIRLFEKVENVRPNDNGYTVITGKEIYHTRFIIIATGFYDIPNLLNIPGEDLAKVTHYYKDPHYYATQKVVVVGANNSSVDAALETYRKGADVTMVIREGEIGKRVKYWVKPDIENRIREGSIKAYFHSTLTAIHDNSVDIRTPDGSVTIPNDFVIAATGYQPDFNFLEKTGITLSADAVRSPSYNPDTMETNLPGVYLAGVVCGGMNTHIWFIENSREHADKIIAHIRG from the coding sequence ATGGCACAACAAGTGGAGTTACTCATCGTAGGCGGAGGGCCGATAGGAATGGCATGTGCGCTGGCGGCGCAGAAAGCGGGCATCGACTACCTGATCGTGGAAAAAGGATGCCTCGTCAATTCCCTCTACCGCTACCCCATCAACATGACCTTTTTCTCCACCAGCGAAAGGCTCGAGATCGGCGGCGTTCCTTTTGTGTCCAACAACGCCAAACCCACACGGCCCGAAGCGCTGGAGTATTACCGAAGGGTGGCGTCTTCGCAGCATATCCGCATCCGTCTCTTCGAAAAAGTGGAAAACGTGCGGCCGAACGATAACGGGTACACGGTGATCACCGGCAAGGAAATTTACCATACGCGGTTCATCATTATCGCCACCGGTTTTTATGATATTCCCAACCTGCTCAATATCCCCGGCGAAGACCTCGCCAAGGTCACCCACTACTACAAAGACCCGCACTATTACGCCACTCAGAAAGTGGTAGTGGTGGGCGCGAACAATTCTTCCGTAGACGCCGCGCTCGAAACCTATCGCAAAGGCGCCGACGTGACGATGGTCATCCGGGAAGGAGAAATCGGGAAGCGCGTGAAATACTGGGTGAAACCCGATATCGAAAACCGCATCAGGGAAGGGAGCATCAAAGCCTACTTTCATTCCACGCTGACCGCCATTCACGACAATTCTGTAGACATCCGCACACCGGACGGCTCCGTGACCATCCCTAACGATTTTGTGATTGCCGCTACGGGGTATCAGCCCGATTTTAATTTCCTGGAGAAAACGGGGATTACCTTATCCGCAGACGCCGTGAGGAGCCCGTCGTACAACCCGGACACGATGGAAACCAACCTGCCGGGCGTGTACCTCGCCGGTGTGGTATGCGGCGGCATGAACACGCACATCTGGTTCATCGAAAATTCAAGGGAGCACGCGGATAAGATCATTGCGCATATCCGCGGGTAA
- a CDS encoding DUF3800 domain-containing protein, with amino-acid sequence MDESGDHGLTQVDDRFPVFLLCGVLVQENDYQAIRNSINAVKLEFWNNIHVIFHSRDIRKCEKEFSVLFDLEKKQRFYERINDVVRENNYTVFASAIRKDKYINRFGRLGNDVYEIALSFIIERTIFFLDDIRDDQKELQIIIEKRGLKEDRELHEHFQRLLARGTGYITPERLKGCRLSISFKSKRENINGLQLADLIAYPIARYVIEEHRPNLPYELIRNKIYTKKGNLYGLKVYP; translated from the coding sequence ATGGACGAAAGTGGCGACCATGGATTAACGCAGGTGGACGACCGGTTCCCTGTGTTTTTGTTATGCGGGGTATTGGTACAGGAGAATGACTATCAGGCAATCAGAAATAGCATCAATGCCGTCAAACTGGAGTTTTGGAATAACATTCATGTAATCTTTCACTCGCGTGATATCCGGAAATGTGAGAAGGAGTTTAGTGTGCTGTTTGACCTCGAAAAAAAACAGCGGTTTTATGAGCGTATCAACGATGTTGTACGTGAAAATAACTATACGGTTTTCGCGTCGGCCATAAGAAAAGACAAGTATATTAACAGGTTCGGACGCCTTGGAAACGATGTGTATGAAATTGCACTGTCGTTTATCATAGAGCGGACTATTTTCTTCCTTGACGACATCAGGGACGATCAAAAGGAATTGCAGATTATTATAGAGAAAAGAGGACTAAAAGAAGACCGCGAGTTGCATGAACACTTTCAACGTCTTTTAGCACGGGGAACGGGTTATATTACGCCTGAAAGGCTAAAGGGATGCAGGCTCTCAATTTCCTTTAAAAGCAAGCGTGAAAATATAAATGGATTGCAGTTGGCGGATTTAATTGCTTATCCGATAGCGCGGTACGTGATTGAAGAGCACAGGCCCAATTTACCTTACGAGCTTATCCGAAACAAAATTTACACGAAGAAAGGAAACCTTTACGGGTTGAAAGTATATCCCTAA
- the murB gene encoding UDP-N-acetylmuramate dehydrogenase, which produces MTVNENVSLRPYNTFSLNATARYFAAFHSTEALQQILRDERWRDTPKMILGGGSNLLLTKDFDGLVLKNEIKGIHVVGEDDDYVYINAGAGENWHQFVMHCIGKDLGGLENLSLIPGNVGASPMQNIGAYGVEIKDTFWELEALNLDTLLPVRFDNAACEFGYRESVFKRQFKNRFVILNVTYRLHKKPVVNTTYGAIEQELAKMGITAPTIRDVSQAVIHIRSSKLPNPAEIGNAGSFFKNPEVSAEKYEQLKVAFPDVVAYPLPGHHFKLAAGWLIEQCGWKGYREGDAGVHARQALVLVNYGNAQGADIYNLSTKVLQSVEEKFGVVLEREVNVV; this is translated from the coding sequence ATGACGGTCAACGAAAATGTTTCTCTCCGCCCATACAATACTTTCAGCCTGAATGCCACGGCGCGTTATTTCGCCGCATTCCACTCCACCGAAGCGCTGCAGCAGATCCTCCGCGACGAACGCTGGCGCGATACGCCGAAAATGATCCTCGGCGGCGGCAGTAACCTGCTGCTGACAAAGGATTTCGACGGGCTCGTATTAAAAAACGAGATCAAAGGCATACACGTGGTGGGGGAAGACGACGACTATGTGTACATCAATGCCGGCGCCGGCGAAAACTGGCACCAGTTCGTGATGCATTGCATCGGTAAAGACCTCGGCGGCCTCGAAAACCTTTCGCTGATACCCGGCAATGTAGGCGCCAGCCCCATGCAGAACATCGGCGCATACGGCGTGGAAATCAAAGACACCTTCTGGGAACTGGAAGCCCTCAACCTGGATACCCTGCTGCCCGTCCGCTTCGACAATGCCGCCTGCGAATTCGGTTACCGCGAAAGTGTATTCAAACGGCAGTTTAAAAACCGGTTCGTGATCCTCAACGTCACTTACCGGCTGCATAAAAAACCGGTAGTCAACACCACCTACGGCGCCATCGAGCAGGAGCTGGCCAAAATGGGCATCACCGCACCCACCATCCGCGACGTGAGCCAGGCCGTTATCCATATCCGTTCTTCCAAACTGCCTAACCCCGCCGAAATCGGCAATGCCGGCAGCTTCTTCAAAAACCCGGAAGTGAGCGCGGAAAAATACGAACAATTGAAAGTGGCGTTCCCCGACGTGGTGGCGTACCCCTTACCCGGCCATCACTTCAAACTTGCCGCAGGCTGGCTGATCGAACAATGCGGCTGGAAAGGCTACCGCGAAGGCGATGCCGGCGTACATGCCCGCCAGGCGCTGGTGCTGGTCAATTACGGGAACGCACAGGGCGCGGACATTTACAACCTCTCTACGAAAGTGCTGCAAAGCGTGGAAGAAAAATTCGGCGTGGTACTGGAGCGGGAAGTGAATGTGGTGTGA
- a CDS encoding NAD(P)H-binding protein, which produces MPKTAIVTGATGLIGNLLVQALLNDGSYERVRAIVRKPLPIQHPRLENVVVSFDDDRALAEALRGDVLFCCIGTTIKKAGSQAAFTAVDYGIPVKTAGIAIRNGVTQYHLVSAVGANARSANFYLRTKGQTEEALIQMGFPSLFIYRPSLLMGERKEVRFGEQVGQLFMPVFKFLMVGGWRKYRPVKAATVAATMLANAKSGAVGIKVVEGFAD; this is translated from the coding sequence ATGCCAAAAACAGCAATTGTTACGGGAGCCACCGGCCTGATCGGAAACCTGCTGGTGCAGGCGCTTTTGAACGACGGCTCGTATGAGCGGGTGCGGGCCATCGTGCGCAAACCGTTGCCCATACAGCATCCCCGGCTCGAGAACGTGGTGGTGTCGTTCGACGACGACCGTGCGCTGGCCGAAGCGTTGCGGGGCGACGTATTGTTTTGCTGTATCGGCACCACCATCAAAAAAGCCGGCAGCCAGGCCGCTTTCACCGCGGTAGATTACGGCATTCCCGTGAAAACGGCCGGCATCGCCATCCGCAACGGCGTGACGCAGTACCACCTGGTATCCGCCGTGGGCGCCAATGCGCGCTCCGCTAACTTCTACCTCCGTACGAAAGGGCAAACGGAAGAAGCGCTTATCCAGATGGGCTTCCCCTCCCTCTTCATATACCGGCCCTCGCTGCTGATGGGCGAGCGTAAAGAAGTGCGTTTCGGTGAACAGGTCGGGCAGCTGTTCATGCCGGTATTTAAATTCCTGATGGTAGGCGGCTGGCGGAAATATCGCCCCGTGAAGGCAGCCACCGTGGCGGCCACCATGCTGGCCAACGCAAAAAGCGGGGCGGTGGGCATAAAAGTGGTGGAAGGGTTTGCGGATTGA
- the priA gene encoding replication restart helicase PriA, whose protein sequence is MKFADVILPLALPRNYTYAVPPDMENAIQPGSRVAVPLGNKKYAGIVKSVHDQAPGAYKTKAIHDLLDKEPVVYPTQLAFWEWMAQYYMCNEGDVLNAALPAHLKLSSETVLLFNDAFGDDFTMLDEYEYLVAEALHIRQELRIGEVQQILDRPDVYSIIKKLIEKKVCLVYEELKEVYKEKTEKFILLNPAYETDEAIAPLFDELARAPKQLELLLAYLHLIKTQGEVAQSELLKKSGASAAQLKGLVDKEILQVDQRIVGRVRMGKVDVQIKFDLSPAQETALAAIRECFTEKQVTLLHGVTSSGKTEIYVKLIEEYLGSGKQVLYLLPEIALTAQIIRRLQKHFGTQIGIYHSRFSNNERVEIWNKVKSGEIRILLGARSSLLLPFRDLGLIILDEEHDGSFKQQDPAPRYHARDAAIYYAGLFKAKILLGSATPSLESYYNAKQGKYALVELQERYGGIAMPAIEIADLKKEMAMKEMVHNFTSVLRGHITQSLEAGKQVILFQNRRGYAPFLLCTTCGWIPNCKQCDVSLTYHKHQDNMHCHYCGTRYPYVYTCAACGSQTLVPKNFGTEKIEEDLQELFPQARIARMDMDSIRSKDGHNRMIQSLEQGEIDILVGTQMVVKGLDFQNVNLVGVISADSLLSYPDFRVNERAFQLMEQVSGRSGRRDGQGKVIIQASNTRHHILQFVTEHNYKAMYEAEITEREQFGYPPFSRIIKLTIRHKKQKTVDEAALVLGNWLRPHLGAQLVGPAAPLVSRVRGFYLQEMLIKLPRDSRRIAQVKNMLKEFFGQLTIEKQFRSVVITPDVDCV, encoded by the coding sequence ATGAAATTTGCCGACGTCATATTACCCCTGGCACTGCCCAGAAACTATACGTATGCCGTGCCCCCTGATATGGAGAATGCCATTCAGCCGGGCAGCCGCGTTGCCGTGCCGCTGGGCAATAAAAAGTACGCCGGCATCGTCAAATCGGTGCACGACCAGGCGCCCGGCGCCTACAAAACCAAAGCCATTCACGACCTGCTCGACAAAGAGCCGGTCGTATACCCTACCCAGCTGGCCTTTTGGGAATGGATGGCGCAATATTACATGTGCAACGAAGGGGATGTGCTCAACGCCGCCCTGCCCGCGCACCTGAAACTCTCCAGCGAAACGGTGCTGCTTTTCAATGATGCGTTCGGCGACGATTTTACGATGCTCGACGAGTATGAGTACCTCGTGGCGGAAGCGCTGCACATCCGGCAGGAACTGCGGATAGGGGAGGTGCAGCAGATCCTCGACCGCCCGGACGTGTATTCCATCATTAAAAAACTCATCGAAAAAAAGGTTTGCCTGGTATACGAGGAGCTGAAAGAAGTGTACAAGGAAAAGACGGAGAAATTCATCCTCCTCAACCCCGCATACGAAACCGATGAAGCCATCGCCCCGCTGTTCGACGAGCTGGCCCGCGCCCCGAAACAGCTGGAGCTGCTGCTGGCATATCTTCACCTCATCAAAACACAGGGCGAAGTGGCGCAGAGCGAACTGCTGAAAAAATCAGGCGCTTCCGCCGCGCAGCTGAAAGGGCTGGTGGATAAGGAAATCCTCCAGGTAGACCAGCGCATCGTAGGGCGTGTGCGTATGGGCAAGGTAGACGTGCAGATCAAATTCGACCTGAGCCCTGCCCAGGAAACCGCGCTGGCAGCCATCCGCGAATGTTTTACGGAAAAACAGGTGACGCTGCTGCATGGCGTTACTTCCAGCGGTAAAACGGAGATTTACGTCAAACTCATCGAAGAATACCTCGGCAGCGGCAAACAGGTGCTGTACCTGCTGCCGGAAATCGCGCTCACGGCGCAGATCATCCGCCGGCTGCAAAAACACTTCGGAACGCAGATCGGCATTTATCATTCCCGTTTCTCGAACAACGAACGCGTGGAGATCTGGAACAAAGTCAAGAGCGGCGAAATCAGGATATTGCTCGGTGCGCGTTCCAGCCTGCTGCTGCCTTTCCGTGATCTGGGCCTGATCATTCTCGATGAAGAGCATGACGGTTCCTTCAAGCAGCAGGATCCCGCCCCCCGTTACCACGCGCGCGACGCGGCCATCTATTACGCCGGCCTCTTCAAAGCGAAAATACTCCTCGGTTCCGCCACGCCTTCCCTCGAATCGTACTACAATGCGAAACAGGGCAAATACGCCCTCGTGGAACTGCAGGAACGTTACGGCGGCATCGCCATGCCGGCCATCGAGATCGCCGACCTGAAAAAAGAAATGGCGATGAAGGAAATGGTGCACAACTTCACCTCCGTGCTGCGCGGGCATATCACGCAATCGCTCGAAGCGGGCAAACAGGTGATCCTGTTCCAGAACCGCCGCGGCTATGCGCCGTTCCTGCTTTGCACCACCTGCGGCTGGATCCCCAACTGCAAACAATGCGACGTTTCGCTCACCTATCATAAACACCAGGATAACATGCATTGCCACTACTGCGGCACGCGTTATCCTTACGTCTATACCTGCGCCGCCTGCGGCAGCCAGACGCTGGTGCCCAAGAATTTCGGCACGGAAAAAATCGAGGAAGACCTGCAGGAACTGTTTCCCCAGGCCCGCATCGCCCGCATGGACATGGATTCCATCCGCAGTAAAGACGGCCATAACCGGATGATACAATCGCTCGAACAGGGAGAGATAGACATTCTTGTGGGTACGCAGATGGTGGTGAAAGGCCTCGATTTCCAGAACGTGAACCTGGTGGGCGTGATCAGTGCAGACAGTCTGCTGAGTTACCCGGATTTCCGGGTGAACGAGCGGGCCTTTCAATTGATGGAACAGGTGAGCGGCCGCTCCGGGCGCCGCGACGGGCAGGGGAAAGTGATCATCCAGGCCAGCAACACCCGCCATCACATCCTGCAATTTGTGACCGAGCATAACTACAAGGCGATGTACGAAGCGGAGATCACGGAGCGCGAGCAGTTCGGTTATCCGCCGTTTTCCCGCATCATCAAACTCACCATCCGCCATAAAAAACAGAAAACGGTGGATGAGGCCGCACTCGTGTTAGGCAACTGGCTCAGGCCCCACCTGGGCGCGCAGCTGGTAGGGCCGGCGGCACCATTGGTGAGCCGCGTGCGGGGTTTCTACCTCCAGGAAATGCTGATCAAATTACCGCGCGACTCGCGGCGTATTGCACAGGTCAAAAACATGCTGAAAGAGTTCTTCGGACAGCTGACGATCGAGAAACAGTTCCGTTCGGTGGTGATCACCCCGGATGTGGATTGTGTGTAA
- a CDS encoding lysophospholipid acyltransferase family protein, whose protein sequence is MHVLLKCFRALYSVYALIVWLAIMFLILPPIVLVSFLGKVKGGNIVFYFLRFWAHVWFPAVGIFVRKTWKAPKSNDPCIYLANHSSYLDAALAVKVMPLPFRPLGKSELSRIPLFGLIYSRSVVPVDRSTAKGRAQSMRDMLYMIKRNVSLLIFPEGTTNETEQPLLPFHSGAFRIAIETQTPIRPVLYVDNHARLAKIKFLSLNPGPCRVVFLPLVPVEGLTMEDVPHLKKQVRHMMEEELRKYRNYQALQAI, encoded by the coding sequence ATGCACGTGCTACTGAAATGTTTCCGGGCGCTGTACAGCGTGTACGCCCTGATTGTCTGGCTGGCGATCATGTTCCTGATATTGCCACCCATTGTACTGGTGTCTTTCCTGGGAAAGGTGAAAGGGGGCAATATTGTGTTTTATTTCCTCCGTTTCTGGGCCCACGTGTGGTTCCCCGCGGTGGGCATTTTCGTCAGGAAGACGTGGAAAGCCCCTAAAAGCAACGATCCCTGCATATATCTCGCCAACCACTCCTCTTACCTCGACGCCGCCCTGGCCGTGAAAGTGATGCCACTGCCGTTTCGCCCGCTGGGGAAGAGCGAACTGTCCAGGATACCCCTCTTCGGCCTCATTTACAGCCGTTCCGTGGTGCCGGTAGACCGTTCCACGGCCAAAGGCCGCGCTCAAAGCATGCGGGATATGTTATATATGATTAAGCGGAATGTATCGCTGCTGATTTTCCCCGAAGGCACCACCAACGAAACAGAGCAGCCCCTGCTGCCGTTTCACAGCGGCGCTTTCAGGATCGCCATAGAAACACAAACACCCATCCGGCCGGTGCTGTACGTAGACAATCATGCCCGGCTGGCGAAAATAAAGTTCCTTTCCCTCAACCCCGGCCCATGCCGTGTGGTGTTTCTGCCCCTGGTACCGGTGGAAGGCCTGACGATGGAAGATGTGCCCCATCTCAAAAAACAGGTGCGCCACATGATGGAGGAAGAATTACGTAAATACCGCAATTACCAGGCCTTACAGGCGATATGA
- the mtaB gene encoding tRNA (N(6)-L-threonylcarbamoyladenosine(37)-C(2))-methylthiotransferase MtaB: MTREKSVAFHTLGCKLNFSETSTISRLLEKDGFVKKDFDEVADVYVINTCSVTDNADKECRQLVRRIQRRSPESLVVITGCYAQLKPKEIADIPGVDLVLGAAEKFNIADHIRELAKGDSAKICSCDIGEVNTFHASYSLNDRTRTFLKVQDGCDYNCSFCTIPMARGISRSDSVANVIGHAQTLAAGGVKEIVLTGVNLGDFGKGFEGGKKREESFFELIQALDEVDGIERYRISSIEPNLLTNEIIEFVAGSKKFMPHFHIPLQSGSNEVLALMRRRYRRELYAEKVGLIKQFMPHCAIGVDVIVGFPAESDAHFMETYNFLHELDISYLHVFTYSERANTHALDIKPVVPVNIRHERNKALRNLSHKKMQYFTELHTGQTRKVLFEGLQKDGMMEGYTDNYIRVTTHFRKEWENSIVDWDLR; encoded by the coding sequence ATGACTCGGGAAAAATCAGTAGCATTTCATACCCTCGGCTGTAAGCTGAACTTTTCAGAGACCTCCACCATCAGCAGGTTACTGGAAAAGGACGGATTCGTCAAAAAGGATTTTGACGAAGTGGCGGACGTTTATGTGATCAATACCTGCTCGGTGACGGACAATGCCGATAAAGAGTGCCGCCAGCTGGTGCGCCGCATCCAGCGCCGCTCGCCGGAAAGCCTGGTGGTGATCACGGGTTGTTATGCCCAGCTGAAACCGAAAGAGATCGCAGACATTCCCGGGGTAGACCTCGTGCTGGGCGCCGCGGAGAAATTCAACATCGCCGACCACATCCGCGAACTGGCGAAGGGCGACAGCGCCAAAATCTGCTCCTGCGACATCGGGGAGGTAAACACCTTCCATGCCTCCTACTCCCTGAACGACCGTACCCGCACCTTCCTGAAAGTACAGGACGGCTGCGACTATAACTGCTCGTTCTGCACCATCCCCATGGCCCGCGGCATCAGCCGCAGCGACAGTGTGGCCAATGTGATCGGCCATGCCCAAACGCTGGCGGCCGGCGGCGTGAAAGAGATCGTGCTGACCGGGGTGAACCTGGGCGACTTCGGGAAAGGGTTCGAAGGCGGCAAAAAACGCGAAGAATCATTTTTCGAACTGATACAGGCGCTGGACGAAGTGGACGGCATCGAGCGCTACCGCATCTCCTCGATCGAGCCCAACCTGCTCACCAACGAGATCATCGAATTTGTGGCCGGCAGCAAAAAGTTCATGCCGCATTTCCATATCCCGCTGCAAAGCGGCAGCAATGAGGTGCTCGCCCTGATGCGCCGCCGCTACCGCCGCGAACTGTACGCGGAAAAAGTGGGCCTCATCAAACAGTTCATGCCCCATTGCGCCATCGGCGTGGACGTGATTGTGGGTTTCCCCGCCGAAAGCGACGCCCATTTCATGGAAACCTACAACTTCCTGCACGAACTGGATATTTCCTACCTGCACGTATTCACCTACTCCGAAAGGGCCAACACCCATGCCCTCGACATCAAACCCGTGGTGCCCGTCAACATCCGCCACGAGCGCAACAAAGCCTTGCGCAACCTGAGCCACAAAAAGATGCAGTACTTCACGGAGCTACATACCGGCCAGACCCGGAAAGTTTTGTTCGAAGGCCTGCAGAAAGACGGCATGATGGAGGGGTACACGGACAACTACATCCGCGTCACCACGCATTTCCGCAAGGAATGGGAAAACAGCATCGTGGACTGGGACCTGCGCTGA
- a CDS encoding RNA polymerase sigma factor, translating to MQSEKELLLEAAGGNELAFTSLFHGYKYKLYGFVYRLTGSHQSAEDLVQDIFEKLWKDRDVLRGIDSFQRYVFRMAQNAAINGFKRMAMEVTILKTLADNSQSTPDITPQATLTLKETQERLHWAIQQLPPQQKIVYLLSREEGIKHEEIARRLHITTGTVKNHMIQALRSLRKQLQQYPNSLDTTYLVFLLLSLL from the coding sequence ATGCAATCAGAGAAGGAATTACTGCTGGAGGCGGCAGGGGGAAATGAACTGGCATTCACAAGTCTTTTCCACGGGTATAAATATAAACTGTACGGGTTCGTCTACAGGCTCACGGGGTCGCATCAATCGGCGGAAGACCTCGTGCAGGATATCTTTGAAAAACTGTGGAAAGACCGGGACGTGCTGCGGGGGATAGACAGCTTCCAGCGTTATGTGTTCCGCATGGCGCAAAACGCCGCTATCAACGGTTTCAAGCGGATGGCGATGGAAGTGACCATTCTCAAGACCCTGGCAGACAATTCCCAGTCCACCCCGGATATCACCCCCCAGGCCACCCTTACCCTTAAAGAAACGCAGGAACGCCTCCATTGGGCCATCCAGCAGCTTCCTCCCCAGCAGAAGATAGTGTACCTCCTCAGCCGCGAAGAAGGCATCAAACACGAAGAAATCGCCAGAAGGCTCCATATCACCACCGGCACCGTTAAAAATCACATGATCCAGGCTTTGCGCAGCCTGCGCAAACAACTGCAGCAATACCCCAACTCATTGGATACCACGTATTTGGTATTTCTCCTGCTCTCCCTTCTCTGA
- a CDS encoding FecR family protein — translation MSDARIHYLITRLLEGSCTQAEKEELADWVNQAEGDASLKEVLERAWEQYEPDATIKEAADPALNRISGRLFSQPPPQTRPFRLITKYAAAAAILLAVGTGIYYYWLGNGQQQPPQQTTAIATQDVLPGGNRATLTLSNGQQILLDSASDGMLAQQGGASISKQAGGQIIYNSNGDNAGEPVYNTMSTPRGGAYQLSLPDGTKAWLNAASSITFPTTFTGRERSVSITGEVYLEVARDKTKPFFVKAGGTRLEVLGTHFNVNAYGDEKTVKTTLLEGSVKVHTGAGSRVIAPGEQAQTTEEGRLTVKTGVDLSATMAWKNGRFVFEGAPIKTVMHQLARWYDVEVEAGDDVDELFFADVPRNKKLSDVLKALELTGKVKFRIEGKKIRVMK, via the coding sequence ATGTCTGACGCCAGGATCCACTATCTCATCACGCGCTTGCTGGAAGGCAGCTGTACACAGGCGGAAAAGGAAGAACTGGCAGACTGGGTCAACCAGGCTGAAGGGGATGCGTCGTTAAAAGAAGTGCTGGAGCGGGCCTGGGAACAATACGAACCGGATGCTACTATAAAGGAAGCGGCAGACCCTGCGCTGAACAGGATAAGCGGCCGCCTGTTTTCCCAACCGCCCCCGCAGACGCGCCCCTTTCGCCTGATCACAAAATATGCGGCCGCCGCAGCCATTTTACTCGCCGTAGGCACCGGCATCTATTATTACTGGCTCGGGAACGGGCAGCAACAGCCGCCGCAGCAAACAACCGCCATTGCCACGCAGGATGTGTTACCGGGCGGCAACAGGGCCACCCTCACACTGTCCAACGGCCAGCAGATCCTGCTCGACAGTGCGTCTGACGGTATGCTCGCCCAACAGGGCGGCGCCAGTATCAGCAAACAGGCCGGCGGGCAGATCATCTACAACAGCAACGGCGACAACGCCGGAGAACCGGTATACAACACCATGAGCACGCCCAGGGGAGGCGCCTACCAGCTCAGCCTGCCCGACGGCACCAAAGCCTGGCTCAACGCCGCATCGTCCATCACTTTTCCCACCACATTCACCGGCAGGGAAAGAAGCGTCAGCATTACGGGAGAAGTATACCTGGAAGTGGCAAGGGACAAAACGAAACCGTTTTTCGTAAAAGCCGGCGGAACGCGGCTGGAAGTGCTGGGCACACATTTTAACGTCAATGCCTACGGCGACGAGAAAACGGTGAAAACCACCCTGCTGGAGGGAAGCGTAAAAGTACACACGGGCGCCGGCAGCCGGGTGATCGCACCGGGAGAACAGGCGCAGACGACGGAAGAAGGCAGGCTGACCGTGAAAACGGGCGTAGACCTCTCTGCAACCATGGCCTGGAAAAACGGCCGGTTCGTGTTTGAAGGCGCGCCGATAAAAACGGTGATGCATCAGCTGGCCAGATGGTACGATGTGGAAGTGGAAGCCGGGGATGATGTGGATGAACTGTTTTTTGCAGATGTGCCGCGCAACAAAAAACTATCGGATGTACTGAAAGCACTGGAATTGACCGGCAAGGTAAAATTCAGGATAGAAGGAAAAAAAATCAGGGTTATGAAATAA